In one Rhodococcus sp. B50 genomic region, the following are encoded:
- a CDS encoding phosphotransferase family protein — translation MIDTERLAEWMDEQGLPGKGAPLDAKYLSGGTQNEIYKLTRDDFTCVIRIPPAGAPADRDSGIMREWRIIQGLDGTDVPHTKAVAACEDMSVLGRSFYLMGHVDGWSPMDHRGTWPAPFDTDLDARAGLAYQLAEGIALLSKVDWKAQGLQDLGRPEGFHDRQVSRWTRFFERIKAREIEGMDVATKWLETHRPLDYIPGLMHGDYQFANVMFEHGAPAKLAALVDWEMGTVGDPKLDLGWMLMNWPEDTSANEDSAVSYVDLTGMPGRAQMLAHYAEVSGRQVDDIDYYLILAKWKLAIVLEQGFQRAGDDPKLQSYGPVITNLMKSAADLAESTDYKG, via the coding sequence GTGATCGACACCGAGCGTCTCGCCGAATGGATGGACGAGCAGGGCCTGCCCGGCAAGGGCGCGCCGCTCGACGCGAAATACCTCTCCGGCGGTACACAGAACGAGATCTACAAGCTCACGCGCGACGACTTCACGTGCGTCATTCGCATCCCTCCGGCCGGTGCGCCGGCCGACCGTGACAGCGGGATCATGCGCGAATGGCGCATCATCCAGGGACTGGACGGAACCGACGTCCCACACACGAAAGCCGTTGCCGCATGCGAGGACATGTCCGTCCTCGGCCGTTCCTTCTACCTCATGGGCCACGTCGACGGATGGTCGCCGATGGACCATCGCGGCACCTGGCCCGCACCCTTCGACACCGATCTCGACGCCCGCGCCGGCCTGGCCTACCAGCTCGCCGAGGGCATCGCCCTGCTGTCGAAGGTGGATTGGAAGGCGCAGGGCCTGCAGGATCTGGGACGCCCCGAGGGCTTCCACGACCGGCAGGTGAGCCGGTGGACCCGTTTCTTCGAACGGATCAAGGCCCGCGAGATCGAGGGCATGGACGTCGCGACGAAGTGGCTCGAGACCCACCGTCCGCTCGACTACATCCCGGGTCTGATGCACGGCGACTACCAGTTCGCCAACGTGATGTTCGAGCACGGCGCCCCCGCGAAGCTCGCGGCACTCGTCGACTGGGAGATGGGCACCGTCGGCGACCCGAAGCTCGACCTCGGCTGGATGCTCATGAACTGGCCCGAGGACACGAGCGCGAACGAGGACAGTGCGGTCAGCTACGTCGACCTCACCGGAATGCCCGGTCGTGCGCAGATGCTCGCGCACTACGCCGAGGTCTCCGGCCGCCAGGTCGACGACATCGACTACTACCTGATCCTCGCCAAGTGGAAGCTCGCCATCGTCCTCGAACAGGGCTTCCAGCGGGCCGGCGACGATCCCAAGCTGCAGTCCTACGGACCGGTCATCACCAATCTCATGAAGTCGGCTGCCGATCTCGCCGAGTCGACGGACTACAAGGGCTGA
- a CDS encoding acyl-CoA dehydrogenase family protein encodes MAWDFETEPEYQKKLDWADAFVREEVEPLDLVWEHEQFVPLDGLRRKAIDPLKEKVRAEGLWATHLGPELGGQGYGQLKLALLNEILGRSSWAPIVFGCQAPDTGNAEIIAHFGTPEQKERYLQPLLDGEVFSSYSMTEPQGGADPAQFRCRAVKDGDHWVIDGWKFFSSNARTAEFLIVMVVTDPDVPVYKGTSMFLVPTDTPGVNIVRNVGLYGEPMNDGTHALIHYDNVRVPADALLGEEGQAFAAAQVRLGGGRIHHAMRTIGLAQKALDMMCERALSRETAGSRLADKQAVQGYIADSYAQLAQFRLFVLNTAWKIDKYNDYKKVRKDIATAKIIMPTVLHDIAWRAMQVHGALGVTNEMPFFKMIHGAAVMGLADGPTEVHKTTVAKQVLRDYSPVDDMWPSEWIPKKQEEARKKYADYIELEVGNL; translated from the coding sequence ATGGCCTGGGACTTCGAAACCGAGCCCGAGTACCAGAAGAAGCTGGACTGGGCCGATGCGTTCGTGCGCGAGGAGGTCGAGCCGCTCGATCTCGTATGGGAACACGAACAGTTCGTCCCTCTCGACGGACTCCGCCGCAAGGCCATCGACCCCCTCAAGGAGAAGGTCCGCGCGGAGGGCCTGTGGGCCACCCATCTCGGCCCCGAACTCGGCGGCCAGGGATACGGACAGCTCAAGCTGGCGTTGCTCAACGAGATCCTCGGGCGCTCGTCGTGGGCACCGATCGTGTTCGGTTGTCAGGCACCCGATACCGGTAACGCCGAGATCATCGCCCACTTCGGCACTCCCGAGCAGAAGGAGCGCTACCTGCAGCCCCTGCTCGACGGCGAGGTGTTCTCCTCGTATTCGATGACCGAACCGCAGGGTGGTGCCGATCCCGCCCAGTTCCGTTGCCGTGCGGTCAAGGACGGCGACCACTGGGTGATCGACGGATGGAAGTTCTTCTCCTCCAACGCCCGGACGGCCGAGTTCCTCATCGTCATGGTCGTGACGGATCCCGACGTCCCCGTGTACAAGGGCACGTCGATGTTCCTCGTCCCCACCGACACCCCGGGCGTGAACATCGTGCGCAACGTCGGCCTCTACGGGGAACCGATGAACGACGGCACCCACGCGCTCATCCACTACGACAACGTGCGTGTGCCCGCCGACGCGCTCCTCGGCGAGGAGGGTCAGGCGTTCGCCGCCGCGCAGGTGCGACTCGGTGGCGGTCGCATCCACCATGCGATGCGCACCATCGGCCTCGCCCAGAAGGCGCTGGACATGATGTGTGAGCGCGCCCTGAGCCGCGAGACGGCCGGCAGCCGCCTCGCCGACAAGCAGGCCGTGCAGGGCTACATCGCCGACTCCTACGCGCAGCTCGCACAGTTCCGCCTGTTCGTGCTCAACACCGCGTGGAAGATCGACAAGTACAACGACTACAAGAAGGTCCGCAAGGACATCGCGACGGCGAAGATCATCATGCCCACCGTGCTCCACGACATCGCATGGCGCGCCATGCAGGTGCACGGTGCGCTCGGCGTCACCAACGAGATGCCGTTCTTCAAGATGATCCACGGGGCCGCGGTGATGGGTCTGGCCGACGGGCCGACCGAGGTCCACAAGACCACCGTCGCCAAGCAGGTCCTGCGCGACTACAGCCCCGTCGACGACATGTGGCCGTCGGAGTGGATCCCGAAGAAGCAGGAAGAAGCCCGGAAGAAGTACGCCGACTACATCGAACTCGAAGTGGGGAACCTGTGA
- a CDS encoding VOC family protein, giving the protein MKAEDLFHLGIVTDDPRAARDELSALLGYEWGPQVGGAVDVTLPDGDRIVDLQCSYSVTEPRIEIVSAVPDTPLWAATSGIHHLGYWSDDVESDCHLLEKEGFAVEATRALPDGGMFFAFARSRRGVLVELVTRTAESGLSRCWAAS; this is encoded by the coding sequence ATGAAGGCCGAAGACCTCTTCCACCTCGGGATCGTCACCGACGACCCGCGCGCCGCCCGCGACGAACTCTCGGCGCTGCTCGGATACGAGTGGGGACCGCAGGTGGGCGGAGCCGTCGACGTGACGCTGCCGGACGGCGACCGGATCGTCGATCTGCAGTGCTCCTATTCGGTCACCGAACCGCGGATCGAGATCGTCTCGGCCGTGCCCGACACACCCCTGTGGGCTGCGACCTCCGGTATCCACCACCTCGGCTACTGGTCGGACGACGTCGAGTCGGACTGCCATCTTCTCGAGAAGGAAGGATTCGCCGTCGAGGCCACCCGCGCGCTGCCGGACGGCGGTATGTTCTTCGCATTCGCCCGCAGCCGACGGGGCGTGCTCGTCGAACTCGTCACCCGCACCGCCGAATCCGGACTGTCACGGTGCTGGGCGGCGTCCTGA
- a CDS encoding SDR family oxidoreductase codes for MTTVGIATGAGRGMGYACAQRMVGTVDALLLVDLDADAVGAAVDELGGGRTRVEPFVLDVTDVDGLERLAARVTELGTLRSVAHAAGISPTMADWRRIFAVDLVGTARLARVLRPLATAGTASVYFASMAPNIGRMQPSPEETAVLADPLAEDFLDRLREVVGEAIEHPGVAYAWAKYGVQQFARDEAVRLGAAGARACSVSPGIIDTPQGRQEADHNESMGEMVRATPLGRTGRAEELAAVVAFLLSDEASFVNGTDVLVDGGVVASIISGAGRASVRT; via the coding sequence ATGACCACGGTGGGGATCGCGACCGGAGCCGGTCGCGGAATGGGATACGCGTGTGCTCAGCGCATGGTCGGTACCGTCGACGCGTTGTTGCTCGTCGATCTGGACGCCGACGCCGTCGGTGCCGCCGTCGACGAGTTGGGTGGGGGCCGGACGCGAGTCGAACCGTTCGTCCTCGATGTCACCGACGTCGACGGGCTCGAGCGACTGGCTGCGCGCGTGACGGAACTCGGGACCCTGCGATCGGTCGCGCACGCCGCGGGCATCTCGCCGACCATGGCCGACTGGCGACGTATCTTCGCCGTCGACCTGGTCGGAACCGCGCGGCTCGCCCGGGTGCTGCGTCCACTCGCGACCGCGGGCACCGCGTCGGTCTACTTCGCCTCGATGGCACCGAACATCGGGCGGATGCAGCCGTCGCCGGAAGAGACCGCCGTGCTCGCGGACCCACTCGCCGAGGACTTCCTCGACCGTCTCCGGGAGGTCGTGGGGGAGGCGATCGAACATCCCGGCGTCGCCTATGCATGGGCGAAATACGGTGTGCAGCAGTTCGCGCGCGACGAAGCCGTGCGGCTCGGGGCGGCCGGTGCCCGCGCATGCTCCGTGTCGCCGGGCATCATCGACACTCCGCAGGGCCGGCAGGAGGCGGACCACAACGAGTCGATGGGCGAGATGGTGCGGGCGACGCCGCTCGGCCGCACGGGCCGTGCCGAGGAACTCGCCGCCGTCGTCGCATTCCTGTTGTCCGACGAGGCGAGTTTCGTCAACGGCACCGATGTGCTCGTCGACGGTGGTGTGGTCGCGTCGATCATTTCGGGAGCGGGACGCGCGTCAGTCCGGACGTAG
- a CDS encoding TetR/AcrR family transcriptional regulator — MTPTRSEKDTRRRGGRPTREEASRLDDAVRESALRLFLENGYEGTTMNAIAAAAGTTKPSLYARFPAKEDVFRSVLGWAMQRTDWPTPEPEIPDYDDLGDALTAVAEAAVRRALDPSMIKLQQVAIAYASRYPDIARKALGPGYWPRRKQVADLLRRHAATGSIVADDPDTLAELFLAMASGGPARLASFGIVRGAEDVDAHVRAVVNLFLRGLRPD; from the coding sequence ATGACCCCGACCCGCAGCGAGAAGGACACTCGACGCCGTGGTGGACGGCCCACCAGGGAGGAAGCGAGCCGACTCGACGACGCGGTACGCGAGTCCGCGCTCCGACTGTTCCTCGAGAACGGTTACGAGGGCACGACGATGAACGCCATCGCCGCGGCGGCCGGCACCACGAAACCGTCGCTGTATGCGCGCTTCCCGGCCAAGGAGGACGTCTTCCGGTCCGTCCTCGGTTGGGCCATGCAGCGCACCGACTGGCCCACCCCCGAACCCGAGATCCCCGACTACGACGATCTCGGGGACGCACTGACCGCCGTCGCGGAGGCCGCCGTCCGGCGCGCCCTCGACCCGTCGATGATCAAACTCCAGCAGGTCGCCATCGCCTACGCCTCGCGCTATCCGGACATCGCCCGGAAGGCGCTCGGACCCGGCTACTGGCCACGCAGAAAGCAGGTCGCAGACCTGCTCCGCCGCCACGCGGCGACGGGAAGCATCGTCGCCGACGATCCCGACACGCTCGCGGAACTGTTCCTGGCCATGGCGTCCGGTGGTCCCGCACGTCTGGCCTCGTTCGGGATCGTGCGTGGGGCCGAGGACGTCGACGCCCACGTCCGGGCGGTCGTGAATCTGTTCCTGCGCGGCCTACGTCCGGACTGA